The Streptomyces sp. HUAS CB01 genome has a segment encoding these proteins:
- a CDS encoding helix-turn-helix domain-containing protein — protein MAAWELGTVVKLFRKHTGLSQAGVARMVSIDQAEVSRLERGLKQIRDRRQFVQWTDALGVPEELLGLLPTADPHIPDSTGRPGMADTGARGYAALPEGPGQLLLPAGRSVSTTAIPVLTLPAASFLGDSLRLDSRPELDAWRTMPMRALVVANRTVDGAVRQFVTDGRPSGVRGTASDPVDIPAAYELDDLTYGILWAMSGFEAALLGDDQTLHTSLASLTASPGSPLASDLGLTEVSRMLIGSETAARYILGHRDHLGDEPVFWTREQRGEEAATWLFFRHKYQYLERMAPRRPGGTSGRGFCVPETAVASSPAYERVLLFLAIALMESFGIRTWVTDDGGFAHTDGFALSHGRRAVIATWVRTEGASHLAVIARPGALRTFADVTSHVSQHSATAADQAGQRLAATAEYLGLDASWLGRRCAQLSAAGTERLARPRSRLLGLEGLEAACRFVAEQLVIIPRTRTAPTR, from the coding sequence GTGGCCGCATGGGAACTCGGCACCGTCGTCAAGCTGTTCAGGAAGCACACCGGCCTCTCCCAGGCGGGCGTGGCGCGGATGGTCAGCATCGACCAGGCCGAGGTCAGCAGACTGGAGCGCGGGCTCAAACAGATCCGGGACCGACGGCAGTTCGTCCAGTGGACCGATGCGCTGGGAGTCCCGGAGGAGCTGCTCGGGCTCCTGCCCACGGCCGATCCGCACATCCCGGACTCCACGGGCCGACCGGGGATGGCGGACACCGGAGCGCGTGGGTACGCGGCGTTGCCCGAAGGTCCGGGCCAGCTTCTGTTACCCGCCGGCCGGTCCGTCTCGACGACGGCGATTCCCGTGCTGACCCTCCCCGCGGCCTCCTTCCTCGGGGACAGCCTGCGACTCGACTCCCGCCCGGAGCTGGACGCCTGGCGCACCATGCCGATGCGCGCGCTCGTCGTCGCGAACCGCACGGTGGACGGGGCGGTCCGGCAGTTCGTCACCGACGGCCGACCGAGCGGTGTACGCGGCACCGCCTCGGACCCGGTCGACATCCCCGCCGCGTACGAACTGGACGACCTGACCTACGGCATCCTGTGGGCCATGTCGGGATTCGAGGCGGCACTGCTCGGCGACGACCAGACCCTGCACACCTCGCTGGCTTCGCTCACCGCTTCCCCAGGCTCGCCGCTCGCCTCCGACCTCGGCCTGACCGAAGTCTCTCGGATGCTGATCGGCTCGGAGACCGCTGCCCGGTACATCCTGGGCCACCGTGACCACCTGGGCGACGAGCCCGTCTTCTGGACCAGGGAACAGCGCGGTGAGGAGGCCGCTACCTGGCTGTTCTTCCGGCACAAGTACCAGTACCTGGAACGAATGGCGCCCAGGCGTCCGGGTGGTACCAGCGGTCGGGGGTTCTGCGTCCCCGAGACGGCGGTCGCCTCCTCGCCCGCGTACGAGCGCGTTCTGCTCTTCCTCGCCATCGCGCTCATGGAGTCCTTCGGCATCCGCACCTGGGTGACCGACGACGGAGGATTCGCCCACACCGACGGCTTCGCGCTCTCCCACGGGCGCCGGGCCGTCATCGCCACATGGGTACGGACCGAGGGCGCGTCCCACCTCGCGGTCATCGCGCGGCCGGGAGCCCTGCGGACGTTCGCCGATGTGACGAGCCACGTCAGCCAGCACTCGGCCACGGCGGCCGATCAGGCAGGACAGCGCCTGGCGGCGACCGCGGAGTACCTCGGCCTCGACGCCTCCTGGCTCGGGCGACGGTGCGCACAGTTGTCGGCGGCCGGTACGGAGCGGCTGGCCCGGCCGCGCAGCCGGTTGCTCGGCCTCGAAGGGCTCGAAGCTGCCTGCCGGTTCGTGGCCGAGCAGTTGGTGATCATTCCGCGTACCCGGACGGCGCCGACCCGATAG
- a CDS encoding ATP-binding protein gives MISAPSAALGLVYRWTDNTINPTGEARAVLRRVLKDLGLSGDVISDGVLAVSELVANAHDHACGPYEVHVRSAAGRYICEIHDGDPLLPPGLYCGATSSPGAEPAEAASGLLVERGRGLRIVNELAQGQWGFHVTDCGNKAAWVVLAAASGPMATRGSQT, from the coding sequence ATGATCAGCGCACCGTCCGCCGCTCTCGGCCTCGTGTACCGCTGGACCGACAACACCATCAACCCGACCGGCGAAGCCCGCGCGGTTCTGCGACGTGTCCTCAAGGACCTGGGGCTGTCCGGGGACGTCATCAGTGACGGCGTCCTGGCCGTCTCGGAGCTCGTGGCGAACGCGCACGACCACGCGTGCGGCCCGTACGAGGTGCACGTCCGCTCGGCCGCCGGAAGGTACATCTGCGAGATCCATGATGGGGATCCTCTGCTCCCCCCGGGCCTCTATTGCGGTGCCACGTCGTCGCCGGGCGCCGAACCAGCCGAGGCGGCGAGCGGGTTGCTCGTCGAGCGTGGACGGGGCCTGCGCATCGTGAACGAGTTGGCTCAGGGGCAGTGGGGGTTCCATGTGACGGACTGCGGGAACAAAGCCGCCTGGGTCGTGCTGGCCGCGGCTTCTGGGCCGATGGCGACTCGCGGCAGCCAGACCTGA
- a CDS encoding NUDIX domain-containing protein — MRLTPELPRISVSVKAAIVRDGAVLLLSYDDETGFHYNLPGGKAQVGEDLRQAVNRKVAQETGLQVVARRLLCVVEYVPESWQSEFGDVQKVQFNFLAEQVDDAEPCMPEPPDPIQVGFEWVPLERLGDVYLLPRINSPLSAALSGELADPFVDRW, encoded by the coding sequence GTGCGTCTGACACCCGAGCTGCCTCGGATCAGTGTCTCCGTGAAGGCGGCGATCGTGCGCGACGGCGCCGTCCTGCTGCTGTCGTACGACGACGAGACTGGGTTCCACTACAACCTTCCCGGCGGCAAAGCCCAGGTCGGCGAGGATCTGCGCCAGGCCGTGAACCGCAAGGTCGCACAGGAGACCGGCCTCCAGGTCGTGGCCCGGCGTCTGCTGTGCGTCGTCGAGTACGTCCCCGAGTCGTGGCAGAGCGAGTTCGGGGACGTGCAGAAGGTTCAGTTCAACTTCCTCGCCGAGCAAGTGGACGACGCCGAGCCGTGCATGCCGGAACCGCCGGACCCCATCCAGGTGGGCTTCGAGTGGGTTCCGCTGGAACGTCTGGGCGACGTGTACCTGCTGCCCCGGATCAACAGCCCATTGTCGGCGGCGTTGAGCGGGGAGCTCGCCGACCCCTTCGTGGACAGGTGGTGA
- a CDS encoding thymidylate kinase, with protein sequence MNHRYPFIVIEGLDGTGKTTLRKGLFRLWEGLYSVPPLCMLTTNFLAADQAAAIVTGKYQPNAGNRDAYLSAIATDKRATLDRLVLPQRTARPVIADRWLLSELAFFAVKHDMRASETYETLAAQLAVAPDLTLVLDLETDASMSRAQARQGDAVRADWDVHDVQSRVRETYEAVVTKPDEFPLLGDVVRLDARRPRSEVLLTAWDVLRERQLVPSLAAPTERGETHG encoded by the coding sequence ATGAACCACCGCTATCCGTTCATCGTCATCGAGGGGCTCGACGGCACCGGCAAGACGACGCTGCGCAAGGGCCTGTTCCGGCTCTGGGAGGGGCTCTACAGCGTCCCCCCGCTGTGCATGCTCACGACCAACTTCCTCGCCGCCGACCAGGCCGCCGCCATCGTCACGGGCAAGTACCAGCCGAACGCCGGGAACCGTGACGCCTACCTGTCCGCGATCGCGACGGACAAGCGGGCCACGCTGGATCGTCTCGTGCTCCCCCAGCGGACGGCCCGGCCCGTGATCGCGGATCGCTGGCTCCTCAGCGAGCTGGCCTTCTTCGCCGTGAAGCACGATATGAGGGCGTCGGAGACGTACGAGACGCTGGCCGCGCAGCTCGCCGTGGCCCCCGATCTCACGCTCGTCCTGGACCTGGAGACCGACGCCTCGATGAGCCGGGCGCAGGCCCGCCAGGGTGACGCCGTCCGGGCCGACTGGGACGTGCACGACGTCCAGAGCCGGGTTCGCGAGACCTACGAGGCCGTGGTCACGAAGCCCGACGAGTTCCCGCTCCTCGGCGACGTGGTCCGCTTGGACGCCCGCCGGCCCCGGTCCGAGGTGCTGCTCACCGCCTGGGACGTACTGCGAGAACGGCAGCTGGTGCCGTCGCTCGCCGCCCCCACGGAAAGAGGAGAGACCCATGGCTGA
- a CDS encoding NAD(P)-dependent oxidoreductase, whose protein sequence is MSAVLVVRGAADAGAIRRALPGVLVHDLLDLNSPLASDTAVVVLRSGVRLGERELDALPRLRHVVRTGSGIDHIDVNALRHRGITLHRNAEAGADAVGEWVLAAALALARRIPLGQHALLLGRHEKQACMGASLGTLAAGIWGAGPVGLAADWALAPFLGRTAFAAWPSNPPGLRELSPTALMEQSQVHVIALPLRPTTEQLIGEDFLARVAPQRPLLICAGRLETLDVAACLRALADGRLSGLALDPVEREHLPLLTDSTTPLNLLASPHIGAQRSDVRGALDIWAIDLLREITADDKILIEGGPR, encoded by the coding sequence ATGAGCGCAGTCCTCGTGGTGCGCGGAGCGGCGGATGCGGGTGCGATCCGCCGCGCGCTGCCCGGCGTTCTTGTTCACGACTTACTGGACCTAAACTCGCCTCTGGCCTCCGACACGGCCGTGGTCGTCCTGCGTTCCGGCGTCCGACTCGGCGAGCGGGAGCTCGACGCGCTCCCCCGCCTACGGCACGTCGTACGGACCGGCTCCGGCATCGACCACATCGACGTGAACGCCCTCCGGCACCGTGGCATCACGCTGCACCGCAACGCCGAGGCCGGCGCGGACGCCGTGGGCGAGTGGGTCCTCGCCGCTGCCCTCGCCCTGGCCCGACGGATCCCCTTGGGGCAGCACGCGCTCCTGCTCGGCCGGCACGAGAAGCAGGCGTGCATGGGAGCGTCACTCGGCACCCTGGCCGCAGGTATCTGGGGCGCGGGCCCGGTGGGGCTGGCCGCCGACTGGGCCCTGGCCCCCTTCCTGGGTCGGACGGCCTTCGCCGCGTGGCCATCGAACCCTCCCGGTCTGCGGGAGCTGTCGCCGACAGCCCTCATGGAGCAGTCGCAGGTACACGTGATCGCTCTGCCGCTGCGTCCCACGACCGAACAGCTCATCGGCGAGGACTTCCTCGCACGCGTCGCTCCGCAGCGGCCTCTACTCATCTGCGCAGGGCGGCTGGAGACCCTCGACGTCGCCGCCTGCCTGCGGGCGCTGGCGGATGGGAGGCTCTCGGGCCTCGCCCTCGACCCAGTCGAGCGGGAGCACCTGCCGCTCCTCACTGACTCCACGACGCCGCTCAACCTCCTGGCCTCACCTCACATAGGTGCCCAGCGGTCCGACGTGCGCGGCGCGCTCGACATATGGGCCATAGATCTCCTCAGGGAGATCACCGCCGACGACAAAATCCTGATCGAAGGAGGCCCCCGGTGA
- a CDS encoding radical SAM protein, with protein MSVTRTAPTDLESLYAPLLSTGPDTAVSVILKLRGETCDIDCLYCFEKRKESPGGTRISAAQVHRLGSIFSGRPLSVELHGGEPLTAGRERIAEILDALSAQPNVIRVSLQTNGLQLDDAWLDLFERHCPELEIGVSLDGDALGNSWRVGYDGRPTYPRVVEALELLGRRERDVGIICAVTPYVLGRASDVMKHLASFPAVKTVSLVPCFDAAVTRSTTVAGTRVPTSRELQRRAIGPTGPAWAVTPRQYADFVLEAAHHWVADGLFRRVKLEPVVSVIRRLKGLRSRSCHFSDLKCDHVLTLYPDDRLGSCDELPWPQAGLAALGDVHAEADVASAQGGSPLLHQARSLVTKCTTCDYRDTCGAGCPAVRLRFAAAGDEDAYCDHRIRLIDGVAALLAQPDLPPGASCSRLRWRPVRPNNMHHVSAFLARWDDPTAPRSPARLQVSANGNINTVGLPGVHEADDLDPHHPQWYEGIEPGIRPIVDALTSGWNTVTYDSCQGHAYADLPGDEPRFLSVGILPRDRAEYARTAVRLCRAASRAESSLPGACSLVLGRSELTCRTTGRIYPTLDLHLVPAAGTTSAEYFEDLAQAVHVLTVALAEAASAPPSTPCACGGEQ; from the coding sequence ATGTCCGTCACCCGCACCGCACCCACCGACCTGGAGAGTCTCTACGCCCCGCTGCTGAGCACCGGTCCGGACACCGCGGTCTCCGTCATCCTGAAGCTCCGGGGGGAGACCTGCGACATCGACTGCCTGTACTGCTTCGAGAAGCGCAAGGAGTCACCGGGCGGCACCCGGATCAGCGCGGCACAGGTCCACCGCCTCGGTTCGATCTTCTCCGGGCGTCCGCTCAGCGTCGAACTCCATGGCGGGGAGCCCCTGACCGCTGGCCGGGAACGGATCGCGGAGATCCTGGACGCGCTCTCCGCACAGCCGAACGTCATCCGCGTGAGCCTCCAGACCAACGGCCTTCAGCTCGACGACGCCTGGCTGGATCTCTTCGAGCGGCACTGCCCGGAGCTGGAGATCGGTGTCTCCCTCGACGGCGACGCGCTCGGGAACTCGTGGCGCGTCGGTTACGACGGCCGCCCCACGTATCCCCGAGTGGTCGAAGCCCTGGAACTCCTCGGCCGTCGCGAACGCGACGTCGGCATCATCTGCGCCGTCACCCCGTACGTCCTCGGCCGGGCCTCGGACGTCATGAAGCACCTCGCCTCCTTTCCCGCCGTGAAGACGGTCAGCCTGGTGCCGTGCTTCGACGCGGCGGTCACCCGGTCGACCACTGTGGCCGGAACCCGTGTGCCGACCAGCCGGGAACTCCAGCGAAGGGCCATCGGCCCCACCGGCCCGGCCTGGGCCGTCACGCCGCGTCAGTACGCCGACTTCGTGCTGGAGGCCGCCCACCACTGGGTCGCCGACGGCCTGTTCCGCCGCGTCAAGCTGGAGCCCGTCGTCTCAGTCATCCGCCGTCTGAAGGGTCTGCGGAGCCGCTCCTGTCACTTCTCCGACTTGAAGTGCGACCACGTCCTCACCCTCTATCCCGATGACCGCCTGGGAAGCTGTGACGAGTTGCCCTGGCCGCAGGCCGGCCTCGCCGCGCTCGGCGACGTACACGCCGAGGCGGACGTGGCCAGCGCCCAGGGCGGCTCTCCCTTGCTTCACCAGGCACGCTCCCTGGTCACGAAGTGCACGACCTGCGACTACCGCGACACCTGCGGCGCAGGCTGCCCGGCGGTCCGCCTCCGCTTCGCCGCCGCGGGCGACGAGGACGCGTACTGCGACCACCGCATACGCCTGATCGACGGCGTCGCCGCCCTCCTCGCCCAGCCAGACCTCCCGCCCGGTGCGTCATGTTCCCGGTTGCGCTGGCGTCCCGTCCGCCCCAACAACATGCACCACGTCTCCGCCTTCCTGGCCCGCTGGGACGACCCCACTGCTCCCCGCTCACCCGCGCGTCTGCAGGTCAGCGCCAACGGGAACATCAACACGGTCGGCCTCCCCGGCGTGCACGAGGCAGACGATCTCGACCCCCACCATCCTCAGTGGTACGAGGGCATCGAGCCCGGCATCCGCCCGATCGTCGACGCGCTCACCTCAGGCTGGAACACCGTCACCTATGACAGCTGCCAGGGCCACGCCTACGCCGACCTCCCCGGAGACGAGCCCCGGTTCCTCTCGGTCGGCATCCTGCCGCGCGACCGCGCCGAGTACGCGCGTACAGCGGTGCGCCTGTGCCGTGCCGCCAGCCGAGCCGAGTCCTCCCTGCCCGGGGCGTGTTCGCTGGTCCTCGGTCGCAGCGAACTCACGTGCCGCACCACCGGCCGGATCTATCCGACGCTCGACCTGCATCTCGTGCCCGCTGCCGGTACCACGTCGGCCGAGTACTTCGAGGACCTCGCCCAAGCGGTGCACGTACTCACGGTGGCCCTGGCCGAAGCCGCCTCTGCCCCGCCCTCCACCCCGTGCGCGTGCGGAGGCGAGCAGTGA
- a CDS encoding nucleotidyltransferase domain-containing protein has protein sequence MSADVLGRWVPDSPEDVATVFAKADFPWWIAGGYAIELAVGRELRAHGDLDVLVLRRDQALVRELLADWDLYVADPPGQGQLRPWSPGEVLRPPLHDIWCRRTPNAPWSVQLMLDEAEGTQWVSRRTPEIRLPINRLGRTSETGIPYLAPEVQLFYKAKATRDKDETDFEAVLPLLDAPARAWLANAINVIAPNHPWLRRLLPVSRT, from the coding sequence GTGAGTGCTGACGTGTTGGGACGCTGGGTACCGGACAGTCCCGAGGATGTGGCCACGGTCTTCGCCAAGGCGGACTTCCCGTGGTGGATCGCCGGTGGCTACGCGATCGAACTCGCGGTCGGCCGCGAGCTGCGCGCACACGGCGATCTCGACGTGCTCGTCCTCCGGCGTGACCAGGCCCTCGTACGTGAACTGCTGGCCGACTGGGACCTGTACGTGGCGGACCCGCCCGGCCAGGGACAGCTTCGACCGTGGAGTCCTGGAGAGGTCCTTCGGCCTCCGCTCCACGACATCTGGTGCCGCCGCACGCCGAATGCGCCCTGGTCCGTGCAGCTCATGCTGGACGAGGCTGAGGGCACCCAGTGGGTCTCGCGGCGCACCCCGGAGATCCGGCTCCCGATCAACCGACTCGGGCGGACGAGTGAGACGGGCATCCCGTATCTCGCGCCGGAGGTGCAGCTCTTCTACAAGGCCAAGGCGACCCGGGACAAGGACGAGACCGACTTCGAAGCTGTGCTGCCGCTGCTCGACGCTCCGGCACGCGCTTGGCTGGCGAACGCGATCAACGTGATCGCGCCCAACCACCCCTGGCTTCGCCGGCTCCTTCCGGTCAGCCGAACGTGA
- a CDS encoding isocitrate lyase/phosphoenolpyruvate mutase family protein produces MADGTKATRLREALGDSERKHPLLAIGAVNALAAHVAAEAGFDALWVSGLEVSAASGLPDANVLGPRDLSDVVAALGRVTELPVVVDIDNAGGSGRTAERFASDLMRAGAAAVCVEDSAYPKCNSFAAHRAQSLADRDLLCEQVGRIRKIAGDGLVVVARTEALIAGEDMATAIARAEAYAEAGADAVLIHSKDATGEQARAIGRAWNHGVPLVSVPTAFPDLSAAELGEAGFHLCIYANQLSRAALAGMRAAARQFRRGGSFRSTVAGSLAEVGDLMRVGEPEALSCV; encoded by the coding sequence ATGGCTGACGGCACGAAGGCGACGCGTCTGCGCGAGGCCCTCGGCGACAGCGAGCGGAAGCACCCGCTCCTGGCGATCGGTGCGGTGAACGCGCTCGCCGCGCACGTCGCGGCGGAAGCGGGCTTCGACGCCCTGTGGGTGAGCGGCCTGGAGGTTTCCGCGGCCTCCGGGCTGCCGGACGCCAACGTCCTGGGCCCCCGGGACCTGTCCGACGTGGTCGCCGCGCTCGGCCGTGTCACCGAACTGCCCGTCGTCGTGGACATCGACAACGCGGGCGGCTCGGGGCGCACAGCGGAGCGGTTCGCGTCCGACCTAATGCGTGCCGGAGCCGCGGCGGTGTGTGTCGAGGACAGCGCGTACCCGAAGTGCAACAGCTTCGCGGCCCACCGGGCTCAGAGTCTCGCCGACCGGGATCTGCTGTGCGAGCAGGTGGGGCGCATACGGAAGATCGCCGGTGACGGCCTCGTGGTCGTGGCCCGCACCGAGGCCCTGATCGCCGGTGAGGACATGGCCACGGCGATCGCCCGTGCCGAGGCGTACGCCGAGGCCGGAGCGGATGCGGTACTCATCCACTCCAAGGACGCGACCGGTGAGCAGGCGCGAGCCATCGGGCGAGCGTGGAATCACGGCGTGCCGCTGGTCAGCGTGCCCACGGCGTTCCCCGACCTGAGCGCCGCCGAACTCGGCGAGGCCGGCTTCCACCTCTGCATCTACGCGAACCAGCTCAGCCGTGCCGCCCTCGCGGGTATGCGCGCCGCCGCCCGTCAGTTCCGGCGCGGAGGGAGCTTCCGCTCCACCGTCGCGGGGTCTCTGGCGGAGGTCGGTGACCTGATGCGCGTCGGCGAGCCGGAGGCGCTGTCGTGCGTCTGA
- a CDS encoding PPC domain-containing DNA-binding protein → MRAHELTVGRTFGVTFDHGEDFFEALSSFCRDNGVRQGYIPSFIGAFAEAEIVGACEKLADPDAPVWAKTYVTNVEAFGAGTLAHDPATGGILPHIHVSAGLKAQSADGRTSHLLSAKVQFLSELLIVEVTSPTMTRPRNPDLYDVPLLTFG, encoded by the coding sequence ATGCGTGCTCACGAGCTGACCGTCGGCCGTACCTTCGGCGTCACCTTCGACCACGGGGAGGACTTCTTCGAGGCGCTGTCCAGCTTCTGCCGGGACAACGGCGTACGGCAGGGCTACATCCCCTCGTTCATCGGCGCCTTCGCAGAGGCCGAGATCGTGGGTGCCTGCGAGAAGCTCGCCGACCCGGACGCACCGGTCTGGGCGAAGACGTACGTCACCAACGTCGAGGCGTTCGGCGCCGGCACCCTCGCCCACGACCCGGCCACCGGCGGGATACTCCCGCACATCCACGTCTCCGCCGGCCTGAAGGCCCAGTCGGCCGACGGCAGGACGAGCCACCTCCTCAGCGCCAAGGTCCAGTTCCTCAGCGAACTGCTGATCGTGGAGGTCACGTCGCCCACGATGACCCGGCCTCGGAACCCCGACCTCTACGACGTGCCGCTGCTCACGTTCGGCTGA
- a CDS encoding TylF/MycF/NovP-related O-methyltransferase yields the protein MDPMLKDLREWLLREHAGTVCADRLRVIADELADLTARGLPGAVVELGCYRGAMAIWIRSVLDSLGDRDREIHVYDSFQGMPAPGSEDSDHLAAGELRSSPDDVRATHAAWGRPAPVIHPGWFDETLPEELPGEIAFAYLDGDFYDSTLTGLTHCITRLVPTGVLLVDDYADTAVNPRAWDGLPGVKRACDAYFGTPSPVTVVVGEGDLAFGRYEKPESLG from the coding sequence ATGGATCCGATGCTGAAGGATCTGCGGGAGTGGCTGCTGCGGGAGCACGCTGGGACGGTCTGTGCCGACCGGCTCCGCGTGATCGCCGACGAGCTCGCCGACCTGACCGCCCGCGGTCTGCCCGGAGCCGTGGTGGAACTCGGCTGCTACAGGGGCGCGATGGCCATCTGGATCCGTAGCGTGCTCGACTCGCTGGGCGACCGCGACCGCGAGATCCATGTCTACGACTCCTTCCAGGGCATGCCCGCGCCCGGCTCCGAGGACTCGGACCATCTGGCGGCGGGCGAGCTCCGGTCGTCCCCGGACGACGTGCGCGCCACGCACGCGGCCTGGGGCAGGCCGGCGCCGGTCATCCATCCGGGATGGTTCGACGAGACCCTTCCCGAGGAGCTGCCCGGCGAGATCGCGTTCGCCTACCTGGACGGCGACTTCTACGACTCGACCCTCACGGGACTCACGCACTGCATCACCCGCCTGGTGCCGACGGGCGTGCTGCTCGTCGACGACTACGCGGACACGGCCGTCAATCCGCGGGCCTGGGACGGGCTCCCGGGGGTGAAGCGCGCCTGCGACGCGTACTTCGGCACGCCTTCGCCCGTGACCGTCGTCGTCGGCGAGGGCGATCTCGCCTTCGGCCGGTACGAGAAGCCGGAGTCCCTCGGATGA
- a CDS encoding 2OG-Fe(II) oxygenase, protein MIHIAETLSIRTVEGFLKPDEIERLNLVMDDTLGSLGRDRYGTARRTTIHEIPGHSPAEAQDVYEPAGRIEMADIPYEATDLLDQALKLHMASITRALPSVTGHRPWIYLEYGADQYITAHADGIAPDPLTRPRQIAAATVTLTDVHDTGGAFYVETTGSDAVWTADEAPIGSGYAPGMRFAHEGTDMSSPWFRTMPRTRWSVAPAPGTLVVFGSQLVHGTEPVRAGRVRKFLTLFVSE, encoded by the coding sequence GTGATCCACATCGCCGAGACTCTGTCCATCCGTACTGTGGAGGGCTTCCTCAAGCCGGACGAGATCGAGCGACTCAACCTCGTCATGGACGACACGCTCGGCTCCCTCGGGCGCGACCGGTACGGAACGGCCCGCCGCACCACCATCCACGAGATCCCTGGGCACTCCCCCGCCGAGGCGCAGGACGTCTACGAGCCGGCCGGCCGGATCGAGATGGCCGACATCCCGTACGAGGCCACCGACCTCCTCGACCAGGCCCTGAAGCTCCACATGGCCTCGATCACGCGCGCGCTGCCGTCGGTCACCGGCCACCGGCCGTGGATCTACCTCGAATACGGCGCCGACCAGTACATCACCGCACATGCCGACGGTATCGCCCCCGATCCCCTCACCCGTCCCCGCCAGATCGCCGCCGCGACGGTCACACTCACGGACGTCCACGACACGGGTGGCGCGTTCTACGTGGAGACCACGGGCAGCGACGCCGTCTGGACCGCCGACGAGGCGCCAATCGGATCGGGTTACGCCCCGGGAATGCGCTTCGCACACGAGGGGACGGACATGTCCTCCCCCTGGTTCCGCACAATGCCCCGCACCCGATGGAGCGTCGCACCCGCTCCCGGCACGCTCGTGGTCTTCGGCAGCCAGCTCGTCCACGGCACCGAACCTGTCCGCGCCGGCCGCGTTCGCAAGTTCCTCACGCTCTTCGTCTCCGAGTAG
- a CDS encoding asparaginase, whose protein sequence is MTESVRNVAVFSLGGTIAMTTDPTTGGVVPALSAHELLAAVPALATSGIGLKVRDFRRLPGASLTFEDLTALAAAITAELETGDVDGVVITQGTDTIEETAFLLDLYHGHEQPVVVTGAMRNPTLPGADGPANLHAAVLAAAAPGLSGAGCLVVLGDEVHSARTVRKSHTTSPAAFTSPASGPIARIAENRVRMVGGLPSRGPLVGAPGREARVGLYTVTFGDDGTLLDLWDGNCDGLVVAAFGVGHVPERLVEGLTKLASRIPVVLASRIGNGPVLSDTYGFPGSERDLLGRGLIGAGDLGPYQARLLLQALLAQGADGAAVRETFTTASTR, encoded by the coding sequence ATGACGGAGTCGGTCAGGAACGTGGCGGTCTTCTCCCTCGGCGGCACGATCGCCATGACCACGGATCCCACCACCGGAGGCGTCGTACCCGCGCTCTCGGCCCACGAACTCCTTGCCGCGGTACCCGCCCTGGCCACGAGCGGCATCGGCCTCAAGGTGCGGGACTTCCGACGTCTGCCCGGCGCCTCCCTGACCTTCGAGGACCTCACCGCACTGGCGGCCGCGATCACGGCGGAGCTGGAGACCGGAGACGTCGACGGCGTCGTCATCACCCAGGGCACCGACACCATCGAGGAGACCGCCTTCCTCCTCGACCTCTACCACGGCCACGAGCAGCCGGTCGTCGTCACCGGCGCGATGCGGAACCCCACCCTGCCTGGTGCCGACGGTCCGGCCAACCTCCACGCCGCCGTCCTGGCCGCCGCCGCTCCCGGACTCAGCGGCGCCGGCTGCCTCGTCGTACTCGGCGACGAGGTCCACTCGGCACGCACCGTCCGCAAGTCCCACACCACCAGCCCCGCCGCCTTCACCTCACCAGCAAGCGGCCCGATCGCGCGGATCGCGGAGAACCGGGTGCGGATGGTGGGCGGCCTGCCGTCCCGCGGACCGCTGGTGGGCGCCCCCGGCCGTGAGGCGCGCGTCGGGCTCTACACCGTCACCTTCGGCGACGACGGCACCCTGCTCGACCTGTGGGACGGCAACTGCGACGGACTCGTGGTCGCGGCCTTCGGCGTCGGCCACGTCCCGGAGCGCCTCGTCGAAGGGCTCACCAAGCTCGCGTCCCGCATCCCCGTGGTCCTCGCCTCCCGCATCGGCAACGGACCCGTCCTCTCGGACACGTACGGCTTCCCCGGCTCCGAGAGGGACCTCCTCGGACGAGGGCTCATCGGCGCCGGAGACCTCGGCCCGTACCAGGCGCGGCTCCTGCTGCAGGCCCTGCTCGCCCAGGGCGCCGACGGGGCCGCGGTCCGAGAGACCTTCACCACCGCCTCCACCCGCTGA